The Trypanosoma brucei brucei TREU927 chromosome 9, whole genome shotgun sequence genome includes a window with the following:
- a CDS encoding 3-demethylubiquinone-9 3-methyltransferase, putative encodes MSSAMARGVSAAEISKFSRLQKYWWCPQGPLRTLHQFNPVRVEFINKACRCAFTPSDLAATAGIRPGMSVLDVGCGGGILSESIARLGGDVLGIDMCKESIAVAEERRQRVLRDITPQASLAYRCVPLHEVVEGEGRQFELVVASEVIEHVSDAAAFLHDICAATKPGGVLVISTMDKSLFTALSFIVVAEHITGIVEPGTHDWAKFIPPADLSRCALNHGVSQIEMRHIVACPDVLKTFASRQLHLSFRLSSRLYTGHYIWAGVKRSTAASAASNIGSNMKSEKDAK; translated from the coding sequence ATGTCCTCAGCAATGGCTCGCGGCGTATCAGCTGCTGAGATTTCTAAGTTCAGTCGCTTGCAGAAATATTGGTGGTGCCCGCAAGGTCCCTTACGTACATTACATCAATTCAATCCTGTACGCGTTGAGTTCATAAATAAGGCATGCCGGTGCGCATTTACTCCATCCGACTTGGCTGCTACAGCAGGAATAAGACCAGGAATGAGTGTATTGGATGTTGGTTGTGGTGGAGGTATTCTTTCTGAGAGCATTGCACGATTAGGTGGTGATGTATTGGGCATTGACATGTGTAAGGAAAGTATTGCCGTAGCAGAGGAGCGGCGTCAGCGAGTTCTCCGTGATATTACTCCACAAGCATCGCTTGCATATCGTTGTGTGCCACTTCACGAGGTGGTGGAGGGAGAAGGACGGCAATTTGAACTTGTAGTGGCTTCGGAGGTAATTGAACACGTGAGCGATGCGGCGGCATTTTTGCACGATATTTGCGCAGCAACAAAACCCGGTGGCGTGCTTGTAATTTCCACCATGGATAAGTCACTTTTTACCGCATTGAGCTTTATTGTCGTGGCGGAACATATCACTGGCATAGTGGAACCCGGAACGCACGACTGGGCCAAGTTTATTCCACCCGCTGATCTGTCAAGATGTGCGCTTAACCATGGTGTTTCACAAATAGAGATGCGGCATATTGTAGCGTGTCCAGACGTTCTTAAGACTTTTGCCTCACGTCAATTACATTTAAGCTTCCGTCTTTCCAGTAGGTTATACACCGGTCATTATATTTGGGCGGGGGTGAAGAGGAGTACTGCGGCATCGGCAGCGAGTAACATTGGTAGTAAtatgaaaagtgaaaaagatgCCAAATAA
- a CDS encoding synaptojanin (Model contain Synaptojanin, N-terminal domain, (IPR002013) present in proteins such as the GTPase dynamin, the lysophosphatidic acid acyl transferase endophilin, and the phosphoinositide phosphatase synaptojanin, all involved in the recycling pathway of c): MSVGDFFGNIVIDGESASFVPNDDSYPRLIWNLERQCFVLPSNVAADDAVSHVSKDSEKAVCDVVDDGVMSDASSSGFEEFTPVRCIPCYALFGVLRIGSASILLYVSERERITTLTIGETHDVFAVKQLSWLRLPETASDLSVNKSGDGGDGGSGEKDEASASQGSSQSHAREEMVLEYCRVVDSFCAQSEQHCGASYFYYSPTANLTLEPGDVVKGMKEVLTPSLNGSSVKGGGAFSLAISSEGQISQRVVFQWNSPLLGAFDEVVASLNCDYHVYVPAFIRGIVEATTSPEEGVQMLLINRLSYRWAGTRYNRRGLDNAGSGIAANFSASTLWVFPLASGNEGDKAANEKQRVAAFTILRGSVPRCWSQPANLTFIPTITISSPSSGVDELVLHLNALLALFDGMTSIHCLDTTSLSKAELPISKAFEAAALKLREGNGALSRPVDVYYTKYNVKERRAKNAPYNLMRMEVDTLLNRKNEGGSQFVDFWKFSNEGHPSPSSGSSPPSVPSTADADGATCELVLVHQQKHYVRVNCLDCLDRTNLVQSMIAINILPQMIRYVLGHGEEMNLSDDEDEYEDEDDGSDGARGNGEFHCSVERCKHMWVELGISLSRLYAGSDPHFVDFLLTGEWGPATFDVVRIALRRWWQQNFFDGQKQDAVSLLTCQHDPALFHTQFESPFSRNFSGLNRMVLGGMAAAVLATLVSFSMLFVPRYWMRGEILFFVIFWMSYIALTISRILKDGVSYTNYPLLK, translated from the coding sequence ATGTCTGTAGGGGatttttttggaaatatCGTTATTGATGGTGAATCTGCCTCTTTTGTCCCTAATGATGATTCTTATCCCAGACTTATTTGGAATTTGGAGCGTCAATGTTTCGTGTTGCCGAGTAATGTGGCTGCGGATGATGCCGTTTCTCATGTTAGCAAAGATTCTGAAAAGGCGGTTTGTGATGTGGTTGATGATGGAGTTATGTCCgatgcttcctcctctggaTTTGAAGAGTTTACACCGGTCCGTTGTATTCCCTGTTATGCTTTATTTGGTGTTCTTCGCATTGGCTCTGCGTCGATACTTTTGTATGTTTCTGAACGGGAACGTATTACCACATTAACTATTGGGGAGACCCACGACGTGTTTGCGGTAAAGCAGCTGTCGTGGCTTCGACTACCGGAAACAGCGTCTGACCTGTCCGTGAATAAGAGTGGGGAcggtggtgatggtggttcAGGCGAGAAAGATGAAGCAAGCGCTTCGCAGGGTTCTTCACAAAGCCATGCCAGGGAAGAAATGGTTTTAGAGTATTGTAGGGTTGTCGATAGCTTTTGTGCGCAGTCGGAGCAACATTGCGGTGCTTCTTATTTTTACTATTCACCGACTGCGAACTTAACCCTGGAACCTGGTGATGTTGTGAAGGGTATGAAGGAGGTACTCACGCCGTCGTTGAATGGCAGCAGCGTGAAGGGTGGTGGCGCCTTTTCTTTAGCGATTTCTTCCGAGGGACAAATATCGCAGCGGGTGGTTTTCCAGTGGAATTCGCCTCTGCTTGGTGCGTTTGATGAGGTTGTAGCTTCGCTGAATTGTGATTACCACGTGTACGTTCCTGCGTTTATTAGGGGTATTGTGGAGGCGACTACTTCCCCCGAGGAGGGTGTTCAGATGTTGCTCATCAATCGCCTTAGTTACCGGTGGGCGGGTACGCGATACAATCGGCGTGGGCTTGACAATGCTGGTAGTGGGATTGCAGCGAACTTTTCTGCATCAACGCTTTGGGTCTTTCCTTTAGCGTCGGGAAACGAGGGGGATAAGGCCGCTAATGAAAAGCAGCGCGTGGCAGCCTTTACCATTCTTCGTGGTTCTGTGCCTCGTTGCTGGAGTCAGCCAGCGAATTTAACATTCATCCCCACGATTACCATATCTTCGCCATCGTCAGGGGTTGATGAACTGGTCTTGCATTTAAATGCCCTTTTGGCTTTATTCGATGGGATGACATCTATCCATTGTCTTGACACCACGTCGCTTAGCAAAGCCGAGTTGCCAATTTCAAAGGCGTTCGAAGCAGCGGCATTAAAACTTCGTGAAGGGAATGGCGCTCTCTCAAGGCCCGTTGACGTTTATTATACAAAATACAACGTAAAGGAACGGAGGGCTAAAAATGCGCCTTACAACTTAATGCGAATGGAAGTTGATACTCTGCTAAATAGGAAAAACGAAGGTGGATCGCAGTTCGTAGATTTTTGGAAGTTTAGCAATGAAGGACATCCGTCTCCATCGAGTGGGTCATCGCCTCCATCTGTTCCCAGCACCGCTGATGCTGACGGGGCGACTTGCGAGTTGGTTCTTGTCCACCAGCAGAAACATTACGTTCGGGTGAACTGTTTGGATTGCTTGGATCGGACAAACCTTGTTCAGTCCATGATTGCTATTAACATTCTTCCTCAGATGATTAGGTATGTACTTGGGCATGGGGAAGAAATGAACCTCAGTGACGATGAGGATGAGTATGAAGATGAGGATGATGGAAGTGACGGAGCGCGAGGGAATGGTGAGTTTCATTGCAGCGTAGAGAGATGTAAGCATATGTGGGTTGAACTGGGAATTTCACTTTCCAGGTTGTACGCTGGAAGCGACCCCCATTTTGTGGACTTTCTACTAACTGGGGAATGGGGACCGGCCACGTTTGATGTGGTGCGAATCGCACTGCGCCGCTGGTGGCAACAAAATTTCTTTGATGGACAGAAACAGGATGCCGTTTCTCTACTCACGTGTCAGCATGATCCTGCTCTTTTCCACACTCAATTTGAGAGTCCATTTTCCCGTAACTTTTCAGGGCTCAACAGAATGGTACTTGGTGGTATGGCAGCTGCAGTGCTAGCGACCCTTGTGAGTTTCTCGATGCTGTTTGTGCCACGGTATTGGATGCGTGGTGAGATTTTGTTCTTTGTGATTTTTTGGATGTCGTATATTGCTTTAACAATTTCTAGAATCCTGAAGGATGGTGTCAGTTACACAAACTACCCTTTGCTGAAATGA